The proteins below come from a single Deltaproteobacteria bacterium genomic window:
- a CDS encoding integration host factor subunit beta has translation MNKAELTLQLAERIPNLTQKVAKVIVDTVFDGMRDSLIRGERIEIRGFGSFVIRDYGGYKGRNPKTGQIVDVPPKKLPFFKVGKELKERVNSGA, from the coding sequence ATGAACAAGGCGGAACTTACCCTCCAATTGGCGGAGAGGATTCCAAACCTCACCCAGAAAGTGGCAAAGGTGATTGTTGATACCGTCTTCGACGGGATGAGGGATTCCCTTATCCGCGGAGAGAGGATCGAGATCAGGGGATTCGGGAGCTTCGTCATCCGCGATTATGGGGGCTACAAGGGGAGGAATCCAAAAACCGGACAGATCGTGGATGTGCCGCCCAAGAAGCTTCCCTTTTTCAAGGTCGGGAAGGAACTCAAGGAGAGAGTCAACTCCGGCGCATGA